The Candidatus Dormiibacterota bacterium nucleotide sequence CCCGGGTGCATCCCCTCATCGCCGGGACGGTCGGCCTGGTGGTCATCTCCTTCATCGTCTATCTCGTCTTCGCCGTCACCGCGGTCCAGGGCAATCCCTTCGTCCACAAGTACACGGTGCACGGGCGGTTCTCGAACGTCGTCGGGCTGAGCAAGAACGACTTCGTCACCGTCAAGGGGGTGCGCGTCGGCCGCGTCAGCGACATCGAGCAGGCGGGGCCGCTGGCGGACGTCAGCCTCGCCTTCGACCACATCCGCCTCCACGATGACGCGAGCGCGATCGTCCGCCCGCGCAACCTGGTCGGCGAGACCTGGCTGGAGGTGAACCCGGGCTCGACCTCCCGGCCCGAGCTGCCCGACGGCGCGGTGCTCCGGGTCCAGCAGACGGTGAGCCCCGTGCAGCTCGACGAGGTTCTGAAAACCCTGAACCCGGAGGTGCGCACCGCGCTCGCCGGCTTCCTCCGGGAGACCGGCACCGGGCTCCGCGGACGGGGCGAGGACCTCAGCATGCTGGTGCGCCAGAGCGAGTCGACGCTGCCGTCGACGGCGGACACATTCGCGGCCTTCAACGCGCCCCAGCTCGACGACCTGATCGCCACCCTCAACACCGACGCGGCCACCCTCGCGGCGCGCTCCGGCCAGCTGACCAGCCTGGTCGTGAACGGCAACAGCCTCCTCGGCGCGCTCGCCGGTGACACCCGGAACATCCAGTCCGCCATCGAGCACGCGGACGTCGCCCTGGGCCGGAGCCACGCGGTGCTCCAGGACCGCACCCAGGGGCTCGGCAACACCATCGCCGGGCTGGACTCGGCGGCCAGCAGCATCGGCACGCTGGTCGACCACTCGCGGCCGATCGCGGACGCGGTCACCCCCCAGCTGCCGGCGCTGATGGCCTTCATCGGCGAGCTCCAGTCGGCCACGGGGACGTCCGACCTCAACGGCTACTTCATGCGGCTGATCGTCTCCGTCGGAGCCGGCAGCCTCGCCGACCCCGGCTACCAGGGCGTGCCCGGCATCCCCGGTCCTCGGGTGCAGCGAGCACCGGCCGGCGGGGCGAGCGCGCCGTCACCGCGGCCGCAGCCGGCCCCGTCCGGCCCCGAGCTGGCCCCGAGCATGTCGGGGCTGATGGACCTGGTGTACGGAGGCCGATAGCGTGACCCTTCATCCCCGCCTCTACCGATCCCTGTGCATCGGGGCGGGCCTCGGCGTCTTCGTGGTCGCCGTGATCGCCATCACCGAGGTCTTCGTGGCCGCGCTCGGGCTGCACGTCGTGCCCCCGATCAGGGCGCCCTACAAGATCTCCGCGGACTTCCCCGACGCCCTCGGCGTGCGCGTCGGCCAGCAGGTGATGGAGAACGGCGCGGTGGTCGGCCAGGTCTCGGGCGTCGAGG carries:
- a CDS encoding MlaD family protein codes for the protein MSTTPTGTGPRIKTTLYPVLLTRVHPLIAGTVGLVVISFIVYLVFAVTAVQGNPFVHKYTVHGRFSNVVGLSKNDFVTVKGVRVGRVSDIEQAGPLADVSLAFDHIRLHDDASAIVRPRNLVGETWLEVNPGSTSRPELPDGAVLRVQQTVSPVQLDEVLKTLNPEVRTALAGFLRETGTGLRGRGEDLSMLVRQSESTLPSTADTFAAFNAPQLDDLIATLNTDAATLAARSGQLTSLVVNGNSLLGALAGDTRNIQSAIEHADVALGRSHAVLQDRTQGLGNTIAGLDSAASSIGTLVDHSRPIADAVTPQLPALMAFIGELQSATGTSDLNGYFMRLIVSVGAGSLADPGYQGVPGIPGPRVQRAPAGGASAPSPRPQPAPSGPELAPSMSGLMDLVYGGR